From Mytilus galloprovincialis chromosome 9, xbMytGall1.hap1.1, whole genome shotgun sequence, the proteins below share one genomic window:
- the LOC143044823 gene encoding kelch-like protein 24, with protein sequence METEPVIYLDIFSRIRTLYEEQRFTDITIMVENQSFPCHRIILSAASRYFDAMFSSNMKESEMDEIYLHDIKANTFKDVLAFVYCNKDIITQETAEDIIRTASMLQIDSLQKQCERFMAGNINNENCVGLWALARHLNYQKLKEKSYPCILSNFVEVCENEEFLLLEKNDLIEIIKDDGLKVIDEDVVCEAVFKWIRFDECSRKHDLPEIFQHLRLTQVSIDYVLDELDTNPLVTEFKSCVNAVKNAIKYHAMPARRQTLTNVKDEFRCVSNKTHLITVLGRRYRKGGETSLEFIGYNIKKKKWVSLHNHALPYDIGEDFAVCSFGDDIFVTGGTKTMETCLRYSSKFSQWRERSKLCKGRYRHAMVAVKNSLYVIGGYNFGTMSCIEEYDMGIETWKKVGELQHGVDATSAAAIGDNLYVFGGWLGFAQETAAIQCFETKTKTSYQIGTLPHPCKYTRAISVNNRIQIISPQGELISFSPNDGSKIISTVKDFSRRNFGVFVNSDGVHIFGGEKETSTDSAEGDICDDVILVTETQSEKLKSMKLPIPMEVYGCIRTVVDKKYSLVDFQKTLLEFDI encoded by the coding sequence ATGGAAACAGAACCTGTAATTTATCTGGACATTTTCAGTCGAATAAGAACGTTATATGAAGAGCAACGCTTCACAGATATTACCATTATGGTAGAAAACCAGTCGTTTCCATGTCACAGGATAATACTCTCTGCTGCCTCCAGATATTTTGATGCCATGTTTTCATCAAACATGAAAGAGTCCGAAATGGACGAAATTTATTTGCACGATATAAAGGCAAACACTTTTAAAGATGTTCTTGCATTCGTATACTGCAATAAGGATATAATTACACAAGAAACAGCCGAAGACATCATCAGAACGGCGTCAATGTTACAAATCGACAGCCTTCAGAAACAATGTGAACGCTTCATGGCGGGAAATATTAACAATGAAAATTGTGTAGGACTTTGGGCGCTCGCACGACATTTGAATTAccagaaattaaaagaaaagagCTATCCTTGTATTTTGAGTAATTTTGTGGAAGTCTGCGAGAATGAAGAATTTCTTCTTCTTGAAAAAAATGACTTGATTGAAATTATCAAAGATGACGGATTAAAAGTTATAGACGAGGACGTCGTGTGTGAGGCAGTGTTTAAGTGGATAAGATTTGACGAATGTAGCCGAAAACATGATCTTCCAGAAATATTCCAGCATCTGAGATTAACACAAGTCAGTATAGATTATGTTCTGGACGAGTTAGACACAAATCCATTGGTTACCGAATTTAAAAGCTGTGTAAATGCAGTGAAAAATGCTATAAAGTATCATGCCATGCCAGCAAGAAGACAGACACTAACGAATGTCAAGGACGAATTCAGATGTGTTTCCAATAAAACTCATCTGATCACCGTACTTGGTCGGCGTTATAGAAAAGGTGGCGAAACATCATTGGAGTTCATTGgttacaatataaagaaaaagaaatgggTATCTTTGCACAACCACGCTCTTCCATATGACATAGGCGAAGATTTCGCCGTATGTTCATTTGGTGATGACATATTCGTTACTGGTGGAACGAAAACCATGGAAACATGTCTTAGGTATTCGTCAAAATTTTCACAATGGAGAGAAAGGTCAAAACTATGCAAAGGTCGGTACCGCCATGCTATGGTGGCGGTGAAGAACTCGCTGTACGTAATTGGCGGATACAACTTTGGAACTATGAGCTGTATCGAAGAATATGATATGGGAATCGAAACCTGGAAGAAAGTAGGCGAACTACAACACGGAGTTGATGCCACATCAGCAGCGGCTATTGGTGACAACTTATATGTTTTTGGTGGCTGGCTAGGATTTGCACAAGAAACTGCAGCAATCCAGtgttttgaaacaaaaacaaaaaccagcTACCAAATAGGAACTCTTCCACATCCCTGTAAATATACGAGAGCAATATCCGTGAATAATCGTATTCAAATTATCAGTCCACAGGGAGAACTTATTTCATTCAGTCCTAACGACGGTTCAAAAATCATAAGTACCGTAAAAGACTTTTCCAGGAGGAATTTCGGGGTTTTCGTAAATTCTGATGGAGTGCACATTTTTGGTGGCGAGAAAGAAACCTCAACTGATAGTGCTGAAGGCGACATTTGTGACGATGTTATACTTGTGACGGAAACACAGAGTGAGAAGCTTAAATCAATGAAACTTCCTATTCCTATGGAGGTCTACGGCTGTATACGAACAGTTGTTGACAAGAAATATTCTTTAGTAGACTTTCAAAAGACTCTTTTAGAGTTTGATATATAA